Within the Pelagovum pacificum genome, the region ACGCAATAGAGTCCCGCGAACGCGTCGAGCAGGCGCTTGCCCTCGCGGTCGACGATATGGCTGCCTTCACCGGACGAAATGATCCGATGCACCGCCTTGCCCCGCGCGAAATCGGCCCAGTGGGTCGACGGATGCAGGAAAGTATCGCGGTCCCATTGCTCGAGCGGATCGTTCTTCAGCATGGCGTCACTCCTGTAAACCTATGGAGCAGCCCTATCGCAGTCTGCCCCAAGCGAACAGGGGGCTGCCGTACTGCTGCACGGCGACGAGCCGGCAACGGGGAGCGCACGGGCAAGGCCTCCGTCAAAAATGCAGGACGATGTTCGGAGCGCGTTATGAAACCTGTCGCGAAGCTACGGCGAAGACCATGGCCCGGCTACTCAGTCTCGCGGCGCAGGCGTTTGCCGAAGGTCGCGACCCGGTAGAGGTACAGCGCGACGATCAACAGGACGACGCCGGTGGAGACCGGATTGAGCCAGGCCTCGACAAGGTCGTACTGGCTGCCGAGCAGATAGCCCGCCGCGGCAAGCAACGCTGTCCAGATCGCGGTGCCGATCAGGCTGTAGATCAGGAACTTCGGCACCGGCATGCCGGCAACGCCGGCGGGGACCGAGATGAAGGTGCGCACCGTCGGAATCAGGCGGCCGAAGAAGACGGCTTCGCCGCCGTGCCGGCTGAACCAGTCGGCAGAGCGTTCAAGCTCGCTGGGGGTCAGGGTCAGCCAGCGGCCATGATTGCGGGCGAGCTTCTTCAGCCGCCTCATCCCGATGGCTGCGCCGATCCAGTACCAGAGGGCGGCCCCGGCGACCGACCCGACGATCCCGGCGAGTAGGACGCCGATGAAGGACATGTCGCCCTGCTGTGCGTTGAATCCCGCGAGCGGCATGATGAGTTCCGAAGGAATGGGCGGGAAGACGTTCTCGAGGAACATCAAAAGGGCGACCCCGACCGGGCCGACCGCGTCGATGATGTTTGTGATCCAGTCGAACATATGTCTCGCCTCTTGCTTTCCCGCTTCAACGTTCCGGGCCGCGGACGGTTCGGGAAAAGAAAAAGCCGCCCCGTGGGGCGGCTCTCGATCGTGTCACCTGGCCTGAATTCAGGCCGGCAGCGCGGCTTTCGCCTTTTCGACGATCGTGCCGAACGCTTCGGGTTCGTTCACGGCGAGGTCGGCCAGCACCTTGCGGTCGACTTCGATCCCGGCAAGGCCGAGCCCGTTGATGAACTTCGAATAGGTCAGCGACTCGTCGTGCGACCGGACAGCAGCGTTGATCCGCTGGATCCAGAGCGAACGGAAGTTGCGCTTCTTGTTGTGACGGTCACGGGTTGCGTACTGGTTGGCCTTGTCGACGGCCTGCTTGGCAACCTTGAAGGTCGTGGACCGGCGGCCGTAGTAGCCTTTGGCCGAATCGAGGACCTTCTTGTGACGACGATGGGTGACGGTTCCGCCTTTGACTCGCATTGATCAGGCCTCCTTCAGCGCGCGTAGGGCATCATCGGCTTGATGATCTGCTCATCAGCCTTGGACAGCACGGTCGTGCCGCGAGCGTCGCGGACGAACT harbors:
- a CDS encoding DedA family protein; amino-acid sequence: MFDWITNIIDAVGPVGVALLMFLENVFPPIPSELIMPLAGFNAQQGDMSFIGVLLAGIVGSVAGAALWYWIGAAIGMRRLKKLARNHGRWLTLTPSELERSADWFSRHGGEAVFFGRLIPTVRTFISVPAGVAGMPVPKFLIYSLIGTAIWTALLAAAGYLLGSQYDLVEAWLNPVSTGVVLLIVALYLYRVATFGKRLRRETE
- the rplT gene encoding 50S ribosomal protein L20, whose translation is MRVKGGTVTHRRHKKVLDSAKGYYGRRSTTFKVAKQAVDKANQYATRDRHNKKRNFRSLWIQRINAAVRSHDESLTYSKFINGLGLAGIEVDRKVLADLAVNEPEAFGTIVEKAKAALPA